In Brachypodium distachyon strain Bd21 chromosome 2, Brachypodium_distachyon_v3.0, whole genome shotgun sequence, one genomic interval encodes:
- the LOC100826657 gene encoding 26S proteasome non-ATPase regulatory subunit 14 homolog — translation MERLQRIFSTGMGQSPSDSPLLDSSEQVYISSLALLKMLKHGRAGVPMEVMGLMLGEFVDDYTVRVVDVFAMPQSGTGVSVEAVDHVFQTNMLDMLKQTGRPEMVVGWYHSHPGFGCWLSGVDINTQQSFEALNPRAVAVVIDPIQSVKGKVVIDAFRLINPQTMMLGQEPRQTTSNVGHLNKPSIQALIHGLNRHYYSIAINYRKNELEEKMLLNLHKKKWTDGLILKRFDTHSKTNEETVQEMLSLAIKYNKAVQEEDELPPEKLAIANVGRQDAKKHLEEHVSNLMSSNIVQTLGTMLDTVVF, via the exons ATGGAGCGTCTGCAGAGAATCTTCAGCACCGGGATGGGGCAGTCGCCGTCGGACTCACCGCTGCTCGATTCCTCCGAGCAGGTCTacatctcctccctcgcgctccTCAAGATGCTCAAACACG GGAGGGCCGGCGTGCCGATGGAGGTGATGGGCCTGATGCTGGGCGAGTTCGTCGATGACTACACGGTCAGGGTTGTGGATGTCTTCGCCATGCCGCAGAGCGGGACAGGGGTCAGCGTCGAGGCTGTTGATCACGTCTTCCAGACCAACATGCTCGACATGCTCAAGCAGACCGGGAG ACCTGAAATGGTGGTAGGCTGGTACCATTCACATCCCGGATTTGGTTGCTGGCTTTCAGGAGTTGACATTAACACTCAACAG AGTTTTGAAGCTTTAAACCCCAGAGCAGTTGCTGTTGTAATAGATCCCATCCAGAGTGTCAAGGGGAAGGTGGTCATTGATGCATTCCGTCTCATTAACCCTCAGACCATGATGCTTGGCCAGGAGCCACGACAGACAACATCTAATGTTGGGCACCTAAACAAGCCATCTATTCAG GCTCTTATTCATGGGCTAAACAGGCACTACTACTCCATTGCAATTAATTACCGAAAAAATGAGCTTGAGGAAAAGATGTTGCTGAACTTGCACAAAAAGAAATGGACTGATGGATTGATTTTGAAACGGTTTGACACTCATTCAAAGACCAACGAGGAGACTGTTCAG GAAATGCTGAGCCTGGCCATCAAATACAACAAGGCAGTGCAAGAGGAGGATGAGCTGCCACCTGAGAAACTAGCGATAGCAAATGTTGGACGACAGGATGCAAAGAAGCATTTGGAAGAGCATGTCTCGAATTTGATGTCATCAAACATAGTTCAGACCCTAGGGACTATGCTCGATACAGTTGTCTTTTAG
- the LOC100826033 gene encoding uncharacterized protein LOC100826033, which translates to MSFLRLLPQRLPQIVRQMERDVETVINVLQPGPIGIVEHKFTDAEIREAQVTVRSAVENWRRNWTLERNLGSGSSAE; encoded by the exons ATGTCTTTCCTGAGACTGTTACCTCAAAGGTTGCCCCAAATTGTCAG GCAGATGGAGCGAGACGTTGAGACTGTAATCAACGTTCTGCAGCCAGGTCCGATAGGAATTGTGGAGCACAAATTCACCGATGCAGAGATCCGTGAGGCCCAAGTCACAGTAAGAAGTGCAGTCGAGAATTGGAGAAGGAACTGGACTCTGGAGAGAAATCTTGGCAGTGGTTCTTCTGCGGAATGA
- the LOC100825717 gene encoding probable receptor-like protein kinase At2g39360 — protein sequence MSLPIAVIAGIAAGAAALLVALVVVITLWCRARLRARRNRTSETGSSDPSTLVEWGKGGRSSSAPEHQGARHFPLEELAQATNNFSEANLVGAGSFGLVYKGLLLDGSVVAIKRRMGAPRHEFAEEVRRLSEISHRNIVTLIGYCQEGGLQMLVYEYSPNGNVCSHLYDTGKGSMTRLEFKQRLAIAIGAAKGLNHLHSLVHPLIHKNFKTSNVLVDENFIAKVADYGLVGLLRGYDDVGPSQGFTSSVYQDPEAHSVAQFSESSDVYSFGVFLLELITGREAARLAPPESRESLAHWLEAHFSSNELIDPRLGGGFTSEGMKEFVGLAFQCLNPSCRRRPKMRLVAVELDRILETEMSLTTIMGDGTAIITLGSQLFTS from the exons ATGTCATTGCCCATCGCCGTCATAGCTGGCAttgccgccggtgccgccgccttGCTTGTTGCGCTGGTCGTGGTGATCACGCTGTGGTGTCGGGCGCGCCTCAGGGCGAGGCGTAACCGGACCTCCGAGACCGGCTCCTCCGATCCTTCCACCTTAG TGGAGTGGGGCAAGGGGGGCCGAAGTTCCTCGGCTCCGGAACATCAAGGCGCCAGGCATTTCCCTTTGGAGGAGCTAGCGCAGGCGACCAACAACTTCAGCGAAGCCAACTTGGTCGGCGCGGGGAGCTTCGGTTTGGTCTACAAGGGGTTGCTTCTTGATGGTTCGGTTGTCGCGATCAAGAGGCGCATGGGGGCACCCAGGCATGAGTTTGCTGAAGAG GTTAGGAGGCTTTCAGAGATTTCTCATCGGAATATTGTAACTCTCATCGGTTATTGCCAGGAAGGGGGCCTACAAATGCTAGTGTATGAATATTCCCCCAATGGCAATGTCTGTAGCCATCTATATG ATACAGGGAAAGGCTCCATGACACGGCTCGAGTTCAAACAAAGGCTTGCAATAGCCATTGGTGCAGCTAAAG GTCTAAATCATCTCCATAGTCTTGTGCATCCTTTGATCCACAAAAACTTCAAGACAAGCAATGTACTGGTCGATGAAAATTTCATTGCAAAGGTAGCTGATTATGGACTTGTTGGGCTACTTAGAGGATATGATGATGTCGGTCCATCACAAGGATTTACTAGCAGTGTCTACCAAGATCCTGA GGCACACTCGGTGGCCCAGTTCTCTGAAAGCAGCGATGTGTACAGCTTTGGAGTATTCCTTTTGGAGCTAATTACGGGCAGAGAAGCTGCTCGTTTGGCACCTCCAGAATCCAGAGAATCTCTGGCCCACTGG CTGGAAGCACATTTCAGTTCAAATGAACTGATTGACCCAAGGTTAGGTGGTGGTTTCACGTCAGAAGGTATGAAAGAATTTGTTGGTCTTGCCTTCCAGTGCCTGAACCCATCCTGCAGAAGGCGGCCAAAGATGAGGCTGGTTGCAGTCGAGCTAGATCGGATTCTTGAGACGGAGATGTCTCTGACGACGATCATGGGCGATGGAACCGCCATCATCACCCTCGGGAGCCAACTGTTTACGTCGTGA